The genomic interval TTCGTGCGATAAATACTGTCATTATGATCGTTGATTTGTTTTCTCCATTCTGCGTTTACCTGTTCAGAACGCCTACGTACGATTTCCACTAACTGTTGTCCATCCAGCAATACAGGAACGGCGTAGGGCAAGAACACTTCATCACGCACTCGCGTCATGGAAACTCTCATCTCCGATTCATTGGCATACTGCCAACGGGGACCGTATACGCGTAGCTCTGAAAACTGCTCTGGAACGGTGAACAAAATATTGACCTGTCGATTGCGGTCCATGACGTCCAAGAATGGGAACGGTCCAATCTCAACGCGTGGCCAGTATTGAGGGTAGTCTTCCCATAAAAACAGCACCTCGACAAACCATGTCGCCGATCGAAACAAAACGGAACAGCGGCGTTCATGCGATGTATCACGCAATGCTCCGTGCTGGAGCAAACAGTCTCCAAAAACGTCCGTTACTACACGGGGAAAATAACTGCCGATCCTCATAAATCTCTATCTACCAATGACATTAAGAATTTCGTCTTGCGGCACTTCCTCAACAGGAATTCCGCGTTCTCTTAAGCGATTCATTTCCGCGATGAGGAGGTCAAGCTTTCTATTTCGGCCATCAGGCCCCAAACTACGAAATCGGTCTCCCTCCCGAATGCGCTCGCGCAAGTTTCCGTCATTCAGTTTGTACCTTTCACGAGAAGAAAGTTTCTCCCAATCCGTCTCCGTCATTCCATTCTCGATGGTCCGAGCCCCGGTAGCCTTAGCAAATGGCACTACTCTTGAATATTGACCATTTCCGATGATGGTTGTCTGTTCAGAACCTACACTCGTGGTGCCGCAGTCATTGTGCACCAACAACCCATCCTCTGTCACCCGGAAGACGTGTTGGCCTTGGATTTCCAGGTTGAAGACGGCTTGGCTGTGGCCGGTGGAGTGGATGGCGGCGACGTTGGTTTCGCCACTGAGAGTGGCAACGGTTTCTCCGGGGAACAACTCGCCTGCTGGGACGTAGCTCTGACGATCCACGCTGTAGATCGGGTGGATCGCCGTCACGCCGATCGGCTCCGCCTGACCGGCCAATCGCAACTCCATCACTTCGCCGCTGCTGTGCAGGAAGCGGCCTGTGACGAGGGAACCGTTGCCGCCAGAGACCGACGGACAGGGTTCGATACCCAGCACCTGTGCCGAACCTTCGATCCCCATCTCCGAGAGCGTCAGCGTGATGGTTTCACCCACCGCCGCCCGTTGAGCTTCGATCCATTCGAGCGGACGCAGCAACTCAACGCGAAGCGTCCCGCCGTCCGGTTTGTATGGTCTCTACGACGAAACCGTCGTCATAAGCTGATACGGATTTGTATCATTCGCTCGATGGCTGAACGTCGGCAAACGATTGGAAACAGGTAACAGTGAAGTGATCAGCCACGAAAATCGCAAAGAGACACAAAAAGTACTGCGACCGCTTGATGATTGCCAAATTGAAATTCTTTCACATCAGCGAAATCGACCCACGTTTTTCGTGTGCTTCGTGCACTTCGTGGGCACAAAATGAACAAACAATGTCCCGTGCGTTTATCCCGCAGCAAGACCAGCAGCACGACAGATTACAATACCCTCTGTGTCCTCCGTGATCTCTGTGGCTAGGTCGTCGCGAGCGCGGTTCCGCACGGCATACGGCTGCAGCTTTCACCATCTAAACATTTCCGAGATAGGTTTTGCCACAAAGCATACTGAGTTGATTGCAAGGCAGCGAATGGTTTATGGGCCGCACCAAAGTTGAGCCGGAAATCTGCCTAATCAACCGAAAAGGCTCCTGACCCATATGTCTCGCTCAAATCATCTTCCTGGCGAACTCAAGACGTCTCAATTCTAAATTGGGGAGATGAACTTCCGGGGACACAGCACTTTATCGAGGGTTGACGGTTCCACCTCAGGTGATAGAAAGATAAGCCTCATCTAATACTCATCGCTTTGGGGGCTCACACCATGGCACGACTCGCTCGCGCGGAGGTCTTCGATCCCAACGAAGTCGCCTTCGCACACGTGATCGCTCGCACCGTCAGACGGTGCTTTTTGTTCGGAGACGATCCCGCCTCGGGGAAAAACTTCGACCATCGCAAGATCTGGATCGAACAATACCTCCAGCATTTCGCTGCATGCTTTGGGATCGACCTGATCTGCTTCGCGATTCTTTCAAATCATTACCACCTCATCCTCAGATCACGCCCGGACGTCGTCGAAAATTGGGATGACACGGAAGTCGCCCGGCGATGGTTGATGCTGTGCCCCCATCGCAAGGATGCCGACGGTAATCCCTGTCAGCCCTCCAAGCCCGAGCTCGACGCGATTCGCAACTGCCCGGTCAAACTGGCGGATATCCGCTCACGATTGAGCAATATCTCGTGGTGGATGCGATTGCTGAACCAACGGGTCGCTCAACGGGCCAATGCCGAAGACGAGGAGATGGGGCGGTTCTTCCAAGATCGATACAAAGCCGTTCGACTGATCGATGAATCTGCGGTGCTGGCCTGTGCGGCTTACGTGGACCTCAATCCGATCCGGGCCGCGATGGCCGAGACGATCGAGCAAAGCGATCACACATCGGCACAACGTCGAATCGAAACTCACACGCAACGACTTGTCGAAAGCCACAACGATGGACTGCGGCATGACGATTCGTTTCTCTCACCTGTGGAGAACGACGAAGCGGACGGCGAGACCGGTCCGGTGCCAAGTCAATCCGGCAAACGCTGCAGCGACAAGGGATTCCTGTGGTTCTCGCTAGAGCGATACCTTGAACTGCTGGACTGGACGGCTCGCGAAATCGCAGAAGGCAAACGCGGCCAGACACCGCAGCATCTCGCCCCCATCCTTCAGAGACTTGGTTTGGAGTCCTCGGTCTGGTGTGAGCTGGTAGCGGACTTTGGCAAACTCTTCAAAACGGTCGCCGGCAATCCGTGTGCGGTGGACGAGTATCGCAGTTGCCAAACCCAACGTCGCTTCCGTCTGCCCCGCCGGATCCGCGATCTGATCCCAACGGGCTAAAAGCTTCCCGCGATCAGCACCTTTTCTAAGTCGTTCTCTACAGCGACGCCGCTAGCGTTCTGGGCATCAGTTGCACCCTTCGCCCAAAACTTATGGCGAAAACGCCCATCACGTCGATCAACGCAAGCTAAGCTCCACCCGAGACCGCTCGCTATCCCAAATCACCAAATGGGACTAACCCAACCGCCCCAGCTTAGTGCCCTGCCCCCAAGCTTACCAAGCTTAGTGCTCTGTCCCCATACTCCTACTCACGCGAGTAGTAGTCACTCAGATCAATCGTTTGCCGGGGATTTTGCTCATCGGAGAGATCGATGGTGTGGCAGATCGGTTGCCACTGGACGACCAAACGGACGTCGACAGCGATGAATTTCCAATTGGTGTGCGGTGCCGCTTGATTCAGGATCCCTGTGTTTTTTGCGTTCTGCAAGACCGCGTAGACGAAGTTGGCGGCTCCGTAGTCTTCTGATTCGTAGTAGTCGCCCCAGTAGTAGCTCTCGGTGTCCCAGTACCAGTATTCGACTTGGACCTTGTAGACCTTTTTCCAAGTCGTGTACGTGTTCGACTTGGCACTCGCCTGATTCGAGAAGCAAATTGCGAAAAACGCAAATAGTCCGATCGCCGCCAACGGAGCGGTTCGTTTGTAATGCATCGCTATTCTCCCTGAAAACTTCGGTGGGAATCGAAATTGATAGACGCCCACTCAACGGATGCCCAAGGAGCCTTTCAAACGGACACAAAATTCAAGAAATTTCGCACGCAGATGAACGAGAGAAAGCTGACGTGCCGTGATTGCACTTGTGTCGTGCAATCGACTCGACTCCCAACTGCTTCTTCTCACTCAATTTTCTTTTTCGACGAATCTTTGTCTCCACTCAATGCACTGCGAGAGCGAACCTTATTCGTGGCCGATGCCAAGACCCAGATGGCCAGCAACGCCAGCGTGCCCCACGGTGCGACTAGTCGGGAGCCTTTTGCAATTCCAGATGCTAGGACGCTGGAGCCAAGCCCGGCTGCTTCTTCCATGTTGTCTGCTCGAAGCCTGTGAGGCTGGTCAAGTACCGCCGGAATGAGCCACCAAAGTGTGCAAAAGAAGGCACCCGCAAGAACTGGGCCAAGCCAGAGTGGGGCGACGAGAAACAACCCCCATAACAACAAGATCGGATTGTCATCGCGTCGATTCACTTCGTATTCCCCCGGCAGCAGTTGACAAACCTATCGGTGGCAAATTCTATCGTCCTGAATTAGCCGTAGTAACCGTAGGTCATGCTGTGCATGACGAAATGCGACCCGCCGAACTTCACGCGTGGTGGCCAAGGTTCGGCCAAGACTCCTGGTGAAGTCCATCGCGGTCGGGTTGCGTTGTACGGATGGTGCCATGTATCGCAAGACCACGAAGTGGTCAAAGAGGGCAGCCGACGGTAGAGCGGAGCGATCACCGCTGGTTAGTTTCTGCACAGATCAGCGTGCCACGCGATAGCGTCTGGTTCTCACGTCTCTACTCGGAATCCGGACCCTATCGCGCAGTGGCTGTTGAATCATCCGTGTTCACCGCGCCAGCGTCGCACTGCATTTTCCTGCCAAGAGTTTGCCTGCGTTCCCCCGGTCGTCTTCCACTCTCGATTTGTCGCAAATCGGATTCCGCACGCGAAGGCGCTAAGAAAATGATTTCGGCCTCAGCTTCGCGCCTTAGCGCCTTCGCGTGAGTCCTTCTGCCAACCGACGGCAATCTCGTTCGCGTTTTCCCGGTTGTTCACTCGCACATCGGATAGCGACGCATGCCCCCTCACCCCCTGCCCCTCTCCCCCAATATTTTCGCGACGTTGTCTTTGGCGATGGTTGGCTTGTCTCGCGAAAATATCGGGGGAGAGGGGAGCCATTTTTTTGTGTGGTTCGTCTTGGGTGTCGATGAAATCGGGATTCGTCGGTCATGCTGTGCATGACGAAATGCGTTCCGCCGGACTTAACGCTTGGTGTCTTGGATTCGGGAAACGCCTTGGTGGAATGCCCCCTCTCCCCCAATGTTTTCGCGACGTTGTCTTTGGCGACGGTTGGCTTGTCTCGCGAAAATATCGGGGGAGAGGGGAGCCATTTTTTTGTGTGGTTCGTCTTGGGTGTCGATGAAATCGGGTTTCGTCGGTCATGCTGTGCATGACGAAATGCGGCCTGCCGGACTTAACGCATGGTGGTCTAGATTCGAGGGAATGCTCTTGGTGACGCCGGACGCGACCGATCGCGTTGCACGGAATCCGTCGTGCCCAGCATGACCCGCTTGTTCGACCAAATTTCTTTTTTTTCTTGGCGGGTTCCGAATGTGCTTTCGGCTTCTATTGCGTGCACAGGAGTTGTTCGGCACGGAAGCTGTTTTTTTTCAAAGGTTGCACATCATGTACATGAAACACACGTTTTTGTTGGTCGCCGCAATGTTGTTCTTGGGTCAAGCATCCGCTGAGGCTCAAAATCGAGTTCGACTCGAGACCGACCTCTCGCCGACAAGCTTTGCTCGGCAGGTCGAACCCCTGGCATCGGGGGCCGTGAAGTATGAGGAGAAAGGAAGCGTTCGCAAGTTCAGTTGCGAAATGGAGGATCTGTTCTTTGTTCAGACGGTCATCGTCCGACGTGGGTCCATCGTCTTGGGGATCCTGGATGTCGATAATTTTGGGATGATTGATTTGAACCTGGAGACGGAACTGGGAGATCGGATCACACGGATGCGAGCGGGAAACGTCATTCGCGTCTACGATTTTGATACCGGACGACAGCTCTTTTTCGCCAGGCTGCAGCCCAGGAACTGAATCCGGTCTCACGGTGCCCACATGCCTCCGGTCAGCCACCGCGCCCCGGAGGCGAGTGATTTCGTTGGTTGAACAATCTCGCTGGATGTACAATGACGATCTCGCTGCGGTGGTGCGGCGACTAGACCATTGAAAAATGAACTGCAGGACGGTGAATTGCTGATGCCCCACAAGTCTGCGAGCGACGCCACACTGTTGATTCGTTTCCAAGCAGGAGACGAAGATGCTGCCACGGCGATTTACTCTCGGTACGCCAAGCAGTTGCTTTCGCTGGCGAATCGAAATTCGGGAGAAGCCCTGGCATCGCGAGTCGATCCCGAGGACATCGTCCAGTCAATCTTTCGGACCTTTTTCCGACGGGCATCCCAAGGGCACTATCAGATTCCTGACGGTGACGAATTGTGGAAACTGTTTCTGATCATCGCCCTCAACAAGGTCCGCTCGGTGGCCGAGTTCCATCGAGCGGCAAAGCGAAACGCAGGCCAGACGCAGACATTGGGCAATTTCGACGCAGGCGATGTGGGTGACACCTCAGAAATCCTGAGAATCACCATCGAAGAAGTTCTATTGAGCTTGCCCGAAGATCACCAAGCTGTCGTTCGAGATCGAATCGATGGGTTTGAGGTCAAGGAGATTGCGGAACGCAATGCAACGTCACGCCGCAGTGTGGAACGAATACTGCAGGGCTTTCGCAATCGGCTTCGAAAGTCATTGGAACTGACGTGATTGACCAACGCTACTCTCTCACCGGAGAGGCTTCCCTGCGGATCGAGTCTCTGCTGTCTCAATTTGAGCGTGATCGAGACCGTGGGCCGATCGAAGATTTTTCGCTCTATACGCCGCCGATTGATGATCCCGCCTATGCGGCAGTCGTCACCGAGTTGGCCCGAGTCGATTTGGAACATCGGTTTGACGAAGAAGGCGATGGAGATGCCAGCCGATACATCGATGCGTATCCGGACGTGTTTGCCGAAGAACATTGCTTGCTGCAGATCACGTACGAAGAGTACCGCCTGCGACGCTTGCATGGCGAAGATGTTCAGGCGACAACGGTGGCATCACGCTACGGTATTGATGGAAGTCGTTGGATCGAACTGCCGCTGGGAGACGATTCGGAGGTCGACGCTTGCGGCAATCAATGCGACAACAAAGGCGACGCAACCTCTCGTCGATACACTCCCGGTCGGTCGTCCGGCGAACAGCCGACTGAGTATCCCCATGTCGGCGACCTCTTTGCGAGTTATCAATTGGTTGCTCAACTGGGCGAAGGTGCGTTTTCGAGAGTGTTTCTTGCTCGACAATCCGACTTGGCCGATCGATTTGTTGTCTTGAAGGTGACGCCGCTGGAGACACGGGAATCAGACAAACTAGCAAGACTGCAGCACTCCAACATCATCCCCATTTTTTCGGTGCATCGGGAAAGGAACCTTTCGTGCATTTGCATGCCGTTTCTTGGCACCACCACACTTGCCGAAGTGTCCGCCAGCGGCGAGCGTTGGGCGGCGTTGGACGGACCGGCGGAGGAACTGATTTCAACGATTCTGGCTCGTCGGCAATCCACGATCAAACTCGTCGCAGACTCGCAATCGCAACTCATTTCTGAGACGCCAGACTCCACTGTTTCTGATCCCGGCTCGATGAGGGCGGAGCAGGATTGGACGACAGACGAATTGCTGACGCTATCCAATCTTGGCTACGTGGATGCTCTGGTCACGCTGGCGATCGGGGCTGTGGAAGGCGTCGCGCACGCGCACCGGCGCGGGATCGTTCACCGTGACTTAAAGCCAGCGAATATTCTTGTGACGGACGACGGCACGCCCGTCTTGCTCGATTTCAATCTGGCGATCATCACGGACGAAACTGACAATCGGGTTGTCGGTGGAACGTTGCCGTATATGTCGCCTGAACAACTCGATTCGCTTCGCACGGGAGCTCAATCGTTTCCCAGTGATGACGTGTTCGCCATCGGTGTGATTCTGTACGAATTGCTCTCCGGGCACTTGCCGTTTTCCTGCCCGGATAGCCGTTTGTCTTTTGACTTGGATCAGGTCATTGCCGATCGCAAGCGAACACCACGGTCGCTCAGTCGCCTCAATTCGCATGTTTCGCCGGGACTGGCGGCGATCGTCCAGCGATGCATTTCACCGCAGGCGGCGGATCGATATCAAGACGGCTCGGAGCTGCTGGAGGACTTGCGTCGGCACCGCCAGGACCTCCTGCTGCGCTACGCACCGAATCATTCGCTGGGCGAAAGATTGCGAAAATGGACACGGAGACATCCCCGGCTGGCTTCTGCGTCGACGGTGACGATGGTGGCAATGAGCGCGTTGCTGGCGATCACATTTTTCTGGTGGCAAGGCAGGATTCGCAATGAGCGTCTGAACGCCGAAGTCATGTGGCAGCATTTCTCGGCAAGGTTTCCAGCGACGGTCATGGCACTGTCCTCGCCAGGGCTTGAGCCGGAAATCCTGACGGATGGACTTCAGCAATCCAACGAATTGCTACAGCAGTGGAACGTCGATTCCGAACATTGGCGGCAACGATCTCATGCGGATCGTTTGGATGCGGATCAACAAGCACGCTTGTCACGCCAACTCGCCCGATTGCTGTATCTCAGCGCCGCCACCGAGATCGACCTTGCCTATACCGACAAGGGTGATGACCGTGTGCGACAAAGCCATCTCGCTAATGCTGAGGCAATGAATCGACGAATCACTCGACTGGAACCTGAGTTTCGAGACCTTGCCTCTCATCAAAATCAACGCATCGCCAGTTTTTATCAGGAAAAGTATCCA from Stieleria varia carries:
- a CDS encoding serine/threonine-protein kinase, whose product is MIDQRYSLTGEASLRIESLLSQFERDRDRGPIEDFSLYTPPIDDPAYAAVVTELARVDLEHRFDEEGDGDASRYIDAYPDVFAEEHCLLQITYEEYRLRRLHGEDVQATTVASRYGIDGSRWIELPLGDDSEVDACGNQCDNKGDATSRRYTPGRSSGEQPTEYPHVGDLFASYQLVAQLGEGAFSRVFLARQSDLADRFVVLKVTPLETRESDKLARLQHSNIIPIFSVHRERNLSCICMPFLGTTTLAEVSASGERWAALDGPAEELISTILARRQSTIKLVADSQSQLISETPDSTVSDPGSMRAEQDWTTDELLTLSNLGYVDALVTLAIGAVEGVAHAHRRGIVHRDLKPANILVTDDGTPVLLDFNLAIITDETDNRVVGGTLPYMSPEQLDSLRTGAQSFPSDDVFAIGVILYELLSGHLPFSCPDSRLSFDLDQVIADRKRTPRSLSRLNSHVSPGLAAIVQRCISPQAADRYQDGSELLEDLRRHRQDLLLRYAPNHSLGERLRKWTRRHPRLASASTVTMVAMSALLAITFFWWQGRIRNERLNAEVMWQHFSARFPATVMALSSPGLEPEILTDGLQQSNELLQQWNVDSEHWRQRSHADRLDADQQARLSRQLARLLYLSAATEIDLAYTDKGDDRVRQSHLANAEAMNRRITRLEPEFRDLASHQNQRIASFYQEKYPNDPLRRVFSIVATDDEGHPIEATSVGSPSELLQLISVQLDREPTNAILWFQQGAANMRMGDLNQSLFSFDTCDRLHPKTVATVFNRGLCHLELGKHREAMNDFAECLRIKPGLTNARFNHAVAAHRMGDHRSALTDLNQLIDAGDPRTRTLLFRAEVFDAMGESKLADRDRAAARSVEPSGGQDYLARGVSMLSESPKQSLADFQAAVRLDSGNADALLNIAHVQSEFLDQPEQAIKTLDRLAALRPQAAFPVSSRGILRARVGQWHDAITDAQSAAELSPGGREQMQIAGIYAMVAHAESLEDSGVEQSPSELRGLAFMWLARAINSDASLARVAIGDPDLLSLRQSPQFQRLIGGAEMIRQTANQPR
- a CDS encoding RNA polymerase sigma factor — encoded protein: MPHKSASDATLLIRFQAGDEDAATAIYSRYAKQLLSLANRNSGEALASRVDPEDIVQSIFRTFFRRASQGHYQIPDGDELWKLFLIIALNKVRSVAEFHRAAKRNAGQTQTLGNFDAGDVGDTSEILRITIEEVLLSLPEDHQAVVRDRIDGFEVKEIAERNATSRRSVERILQGFRNRLRKSLELT